A window from Drosophila subobscura isolate 14011-0131.10 chromosome O, UCBerk_Dsub_1.0, whole genome shotgun sequence encodes these proteins:
- the LOC117898952 gene encoding uncharacterized protein LOC117898952 isoform X10: MIGSFWNLCRACPSMPVDKLHSEYRSTYRWHEFTGNSRPEVVRRAPAPNQSQFDGPTNEPSMPRRKKCPELAYKSHEFIIGSEYTDARRDASAHRLARSEERGATPSRRSKSEGPPVVPNGRAYPAATEIDGATRKQAGESNGLFRKTISKLSTEYRLQFVWPNVRRIKGGGEATSKAAAGDYPRKSISLGALRSSQSHSHTQSQNQSLNQTQTHGHSQTHHSVMGAGLPTVHKKRTTNQKEATLHELEPLVSDTDDRKTHEKQVTIVERKSRPFSQAIDHERLNHFITKKENFGFADAAFKDEVDNKHGHSADAGQVVVMNGTDPPHSKPNLDLWFKDMVELRKKAGEYKSRGWGREIDPELYKKQKDLWDQVSRRSSLSALSLASTVHRPITKEEKDQENNKKSAPLPKTPLKPRVPGQAYLVDNKDEISALPARFSNIRHHLERTTGPDVEEGALLPSPTREKLMPAITKRESESQRGSPKKTALSRHGSPQKGSPQKGSPKKVLKYDGEDGRETAISISSCSPQPPVVPEVPEEPLVKSPPEPTRVKSPEQIIMRSPDPVNWTVPLDTGKTFTVTQNVKDGESYSRPQSEIKASTPVEKPPPPPQSAPPQLTEQAKMDGKPLSTLQ; encoded by the exons ctccactcgGAGTATCGGAGCACTTATCGTTGGCATGAATTTACGGGCAATTCGCGGCCAGAGGTTGTGCGACGGGCGCCAGCCCCAAATCAAAGTCAATTTGATG GTCCGACAAATGAGCCGTCAATGCCGCGTCGGAAAAAATGTCCAGAATTAGCATATAAATCGCACGAGTTTATTATAGGTTCGGAATATACAGATGCACGACGAGATGCCAGTGCACATCGCCTGGCGAGG TCGGAGGAGCGGGGCGCGACACCTTCGCGTCGCAGCAAATCGGAGGGACCACCCGTTGTGCCCAATGGACGTGCCTATCCCGCTGCAACGGAGATCGATGGAGCCACAAGAAAACAG GCGGGTGAGTCAAATGGCCTATTTCGAAAGACCATCTCAAAACTGAGCACAGAGTACCGCCTGCAATTCGTTTGGCCGAATGTCCGGCGGATTAAGGGCGGCGGCGAGGCGACGTCTAAGGCCGCGGCCGGCGATTACCCTCGAAAGAGTATCTCATTGGGCGCCCTGCGATCCAGTCAGAGCCACAGTCACACTCAGAGCCAGAATCAGAGTCTaaaccagacccagacccacgGCCACAGTCAAACCCATCATTCAGTGATGGGTGCAGGTCTACCAACGGTGCATAAAAAACGTACAACAAATCAGAAAGAAG CTACTCTTCATGAGTTGGAGCCGTTGGTTAGCGATACGGATGATAGAAAAACACACGAGAA ACAAGTGACCATCGTGGAGCGCAAGTCACGTCCTTTCTCGCAGGCCATCGATCACGAGCGTCTGAATCATTTTATTACGAAAAAGGAGAACTTTGGCTTTGCCGATGCCGCTTTCAAGGATGAGGTGGACAATAAGCATGGACATTCAGCCGATGCCGGCCAAGTGGTGGTCATGAATGGCACCGATCCGCCTCACTCTAAACCGAATTTGGATTTGTGGTTTAAGGATATGGTTGAGCTACGCAAAAAGGCAGGGGAATATAAG AGCCGTGGTTGGGGCAGGGAAATTGATCCGGAATTGTACAAGAAGCAAAAGGATCTATGGGATCAGGTTTCAAGGCGCAGCTCACTTTCAGCATTATCTTTAGCTTCTACTGTGCATAG ACCCATTacaaaggaggagaaggatCAGGAAAATAATAAGAAATCAGCACCATTGCCGAAGACACCACTTAAGCCCCGAGTTCCTGGTCAAGCCTATTTGGTTGATAATAAAGATGAGATTTCAGCACTGCCAGCGCGTTTTAGTAATATACGCCATCATTTAGAACGCACCACGGGTCCGG ATGTGGAAGAGGGCGCATTGTTGCCTTCGCCGACCCGTGAGAAATTAATGCCAGCCATAACCAAGAGGGAATCGGAATCGCAGAGAGGTAGTCCCAAGAAGACGGCTCTCTCCAGGCATGGATCACCTCAGAAGGGCAGTCCCCAAAAGGGCAGTCCCAAAAAGGTTCTGAAAT ACGATGGCGAGGATGGTCGTGAGactgcaatttccatttccagctgCAGTCCACAGCCGCCTGTGGTGCCCGAGGTGCCCGAGGAGCCATTGGTGAAGTCACCACCAGAACCCACTAGGGTAAAGTCTCCGGAGCAGATTATAATGCGTTCACCCGATCCAGTGAACTGGACCGTCCCCTTGGATACGGGCAAGACGTTCACGGTTACCCAGAACGTTAAAGACG GGGAGAGCTATAGCCGACCTCAGAGCGAGATAAAAGCCTCGACTCCGGTGGAGaaaccaccaccgccaccacaaTCGGCACCGCCACAACTAACCGAACAGGCTAAAATGGACGGTAAGCCATTAAGCACGCTTCAAtaa
- the LOC117898952 gene encoding uncharacterized protein LOC117898952 isoform X9, whose amino-acid sequence MIGSFWNLCRACPSMPVDKLHSEYRSTYRWHEFTGNSRPEVVRRAPAPNQSQFDGPTNEPSMPRRKKCPELAYKSHEFIIGSEYTDARRDASAHRLARSEERGATPSRRSKSEGPPVVPNGRAYPAATEIDGATRKQAGESNGLFRKTISKLSTEYRLQFVWPNVRRIKGGGEATSKAAAGDYPRKSISLGALRSSQSHSHTQSQNQSLNQTQTHGHSQTHHSVMGAGLPTVHKKRTTNQKEATLHELEPLVSDTDDRKTHEKQVTIVERKSRPFSQAIDHERLNHFITKKENFGFADAAFKDEVDNKHGHSADAGQVVVMNGTDPPHSKPNLDLWFKDMVELRKKAGEYKSRGWGREIDPELYKKQKDLWDQVSRRSSLSALSLASTVHRPITKEEKDQENNKKSAPLPKTPLKPRVPGQAYLVDNKDEISALPARFSNIRHHLERTTGPDVEEGALLPSPTREKLMPAITKRESESQRGSPKKTALSRHGSPQKGSPQKGSPKKVLKSRSQSVGPGVAENESPKRQIRSASQAPPASRKKTPTSATTAAGSERKTRPYDGEDGRETAISISSCSPQPPVVPEVPEEPLVKSPPEPTRVKSPEQIIMRSPDPVNWTVPLDTGKTFTVTQNVKDGESYSRPQSEIKASTPVEKPPPPPQSAPPQLTEQAKMDGKPLSTLQ is encoded by the exons ctccactcgGAGTATCGGAGCACTTATCGTTGGCATGAATTTACGGGCAATTCGCGGCCAGAGGTTGTGCGACGGGCGCCAGCCCCAAATCAAAGTCAATTTGATG GTCCGACAAATGAGCCGTCAATGCCGCGTCGGAAAAAATGTCCAGAATTAGCATATAAATCGCACGAGTTTATTATAGGTTCGGAATATACAGATGCACGACGAGATGCCAGTGCACATCGCCTGGCGAGG TCGGAGGAGCGGGGCGCGACACCTTCGCGTCGCAGCAAATCGGAGGGACCACCCGTTGTGCCCAATGGACGTGCCTATCCCGCTGCAACGGAGATCGATGGAGCCACAAGAAAACAG GCGGGTGAGTCAAATGGCCTATTTCGAAAGACCATCTCAAAACTGAGCACAGAGTACCGCCTGCAATTCGTTTGGCCGAATGTCCGGCGGATTAAGGGCGGCGGCGAGGCGACGTCTAAGGCCGCGGCCGGCGATTACCCTCGAAAGAGTATCTCATTGGGCGCCCTGCGATCCAGTCAGAGCCACAGTCACACTCAGAGCCAGAATCAGAGTCTaaaccagacccagacccacgGCCACAGTCAAACCCATCATTCAGTGATGGGTGCAGGTCTACCAACGGTGCATAAAAAACGTACAACAAATCAGAAAGAAG CTACTCTTCATGAGTTGGAGCCGTTGGTTAGCGATACGGATGATAGAAAAACACACGAGAA ACAAGTGACCATCGTGGAGCGCAAGTCACGTCCTTTCTCGCAGGCCATCGATCACGAGCGTCTGAATCATTTTATTACGAAAAAGGAGAACTTTGGCTTTGCCGATGCCGCTTTCAAGGATGAGGTGGACAATAAGCATGGACATTCAGCCGATGCCGGCCAAGTGGTGGTCATGAATGGCACCGATCCGCCTCACTCTAAACCGAATTTGGATTTGTGGTTTAAGGATATGGTTGAGCTACGCAAAAAGGCAGGGGAATATAAG AGCCGTGGTTGGGGCAGGGAAATTGATCCGGAATTGTACAAGAAGCAAAAGGATCTATGGGATCAGGTTTCAAGGCGCAGCTCACTTTCAGCATTATCTTTAGCTTCTACTGTGCATAG ACCCATTacaaaggaggagaaggatCAGGAAAATAATAAGAAATCAGCACCATTGCCGAAGACACCACTTAAGCCCCGAGTTCCTGGTCAAGCCTATTTGGTTGATAATAAAGATGAGATTTCAGCACTGCCAGCGCGTTTTAGTAATATACGCCATCATTTAGAACGCACCACGGGTCCGG ATGTGGAAGAGGGCGCATTGTTGCCTTCGCCGACCCGTGAGAAATTAATGCCAGCCATAACCAAGAGGGAATCGGAATCGCAGAGAGGTAGTCCCAAGAAGACGGCTCTCTCCAGGCATGGATCACCTCAGAAGGGCAGTCCCCAAAAGGGCAGTCCCAAAAAGGTTCTGAAAT CACGGTCCCAGTCGGTGGGTCCGGGCGTTGCTGAAAATGAATCCCCGAAGCGACAGATACGGTCGGCCTCACAGGCCCCTCCGGCGAGCCGCAAAAAGACACCAACTTCAGCCACGACAGCGGCCGGAAGCGAGCGTAAGACACGCCCAT ACGATGGCGAGGATGGTCGTGAGactgcaatttccatttccagctgCAGTCCACAGCCGCCTGTGGTGCCCGAGGTGCCCGAGGAGCCATTGGTGAAGTCACCACCAGAACCCACTAGGGTAAAGTCTCCGGAGCAGATTATAATGCGTTCACCCGATCCAGTGAACTGGACCGTCCCCTTGGATACGGGCAAGACGTTCACGGTTACCCAGAACGTTAAAGACG GGGAGAGCTATAGCCGACCTCAGAGCGAGATAAAAGCCTCGACTCCGGTGGAGaaaccaccaccgccaccacaaTCGGCACCGCCACAACTAACCGAACAGGCTAAAATGGACGGTAAGCCATTAAGCACGCTTCAAtaa
- the LOC117898952 gene encoding serine/arginine repetitive matrix protein 1 isoform X3 → MIGSFWNLCRACPSMPVDKLHSEYRSTYRWHEFTGNSRPEVVRRAPAPNQSQFDGPTNEPSMPRRKKCPELAYKSHEFIIGSEYTDARRDASAHRLARSEERGATPSRRSKSEGPPVVPNGRAYPAATEIDGATRKQAGESNGLFRKTISKLSTEYRLQFVWPNVRRIKGGGEATSKAAAGDYPRKSISLGALRSSQSHSHTQSQNQSLNQTQTHGHSQTHHSVMGAGLPTVHKKRTTNQKEATLHELEPLVSDTDDRKTHEKQVTIVERKSRPFSQAIDHERLNHFITKKENFGFADAAFKDEVDNKHGHSADAGQVVVMNGTDPPHSKPNLDLWFKDMVELRKKAGEYKSRGWGREIDPELYKKQKDLWDQVSRRSSLSALSLASTVHRPITKEEKDQENNKKSAPLPKTPLKPRVPGQAYLVDNKDEISALPARFSNIRHHLERTTGPDVEEGALLPSPTREKLMPAITKRESESQRGSPKKTALSRHGSPQKGSPQKGSPKKVLKSRSQSVGPGVAENESPKRQIRSASQAPPASRKKTPTSATTAAGSERKTRPSTLSTTFQSRIKSSSLPPPNGRVASAPPATAKATATRAASATKSTLNANQPHANQSQTSQAKTTHGPSRSNKILKSSATPGQQQQQQQQQQKQQQQQMRKTDKDRSNISCIGFGSTVGAGSGSQTNSVKNQQNKQKQQQLQQQQQQKIAATSDKTQEATSTTEAAATATAGTSQPIVQSTAQSASPQSATSSSQNPIRPATINIKRLTVQGQDRKLAENDGEDGRETAISISSCSPQPPVVPEVPEEPLVKSPPEPTRVKSPEQIIMRSPDPVNWTVPLDTGKTFTVTQNVKDGESYSRPQSEIKASTPVEKPPPPPQSAPPQLTEQAKMDGKPLSTLQ, encoded by the exons ctccactcgGAGTATCGGAGCACTTATCGTTGGCATGAATTTACGGGCAATTCGCGGCCAGAGGTTGTGCGACGGGCGCCAGCCCCAAATCAAAGTCAATTTGATG GTCCGACAAATGAGCCGTCAATGCCGCGTCGGAAAAAATGTCCAGAATTAGCATATAAATCGCACGAGTTTATTATAGGTTCGGAATATACAGATGCACGACGAGATGCCAGTGCACATCGCCTGGCGAGG TCGGAGGAGCGGGGCGCGACACCTTCGCGTCGCAGCAAATCGGAGGGACCACCCGTTGTGCCCAATGGACGTGCCTATCCCGCTGCAACGGAGATCGATGGAGCCACAAGAAAACAG GCGGGTGAGTCAAATGGCCTATTTCGAAAGACCATCTCAAAACTGAGCACAGAGTACCGCCTGCAATTCGTTTGGCCGAATGTCCGGCGGATTAAGGGCGGCGGCGAGGCGACGTCTAAGGCCGCGGCCGGCGATTACCCTCGAAAGAGTATCTCATTGGGCGCCCTGCGATCCAGTCAGAGCCACAGTCACACTCAGAGCCAGAATCAGAGTCTaaaccagacccagacccacgGCCACAGTCAAACCCATCATTCAGTGATGGGTGCAGGTCTACCAACGGTGCATAAAAAACGTACAACAAATCAGAAAGAAG CTACTCTTCATGAGTTGGAGCCGTTGGTTAGCGATACGGATGATAGAAAAACACACGAGAA ACAAGTGACCATCGTGGAGCGCAAGTCACGTCCTTTCTCGCAGGCCATCGATCACGAGCGTCTGAATCATTTTATTACGAAAAAGGAGAACTTTGGCTTTGCCGATGCCGCTTTCAAGGATGAGGTGGACAATAAGCATGGACATTCAGCCGATGCCGGCCAAGTGGTGGTCATGAATGGCACCGATCCGCCTCACTCTAAACCGAATTTGGATTTGTGGTTTAAGGATATGGTTGAGCTACGCAAAAAGGCAGGGGAATATAAG AGCCGTGGTTGGGGCAGGGAAATTGATCCGGAATTGTACAAGAAGCAAAAGGATCTATGGGATCAGGTTTCAAGGCGCAGCTCACTTTCAGCATTATCTTTAGCTTCTACTGTGCATAG ACCCATTacaaaggaggagaaggatCAGGAAAATAATAAGAAATCAGCACCATTGCCGAAGACACCACTTAAGCCCCGAGTTCCTGGTCAAGCCTATTTGGTTGATAATAAAGATGAGATTTCAGCACTGCCAGCGCGTTTTAGTAATATACGCCATCATTTAGAACGCACCACGGGTCCGG ATGTGGAAGAGGGCGCATTGTTGCCTTCGCCGACCCGTGAGAAATTAATGCCAGCCATAACCAAGAGGGAATCGGAATCGCAGAGAGGTAGTCCCAAGAAGACGGCTCTCTCCAGGCATGGATCACCTCAGAAGGGCAGTCCCCAAAAGGGCAGTCCCAAAAAGGTTCTGAAAT CACGGTCCCAGTCGGTGGGTCCGGGCGTTGCTGAAAATGAATCCCCGAAGCGACAGATACGGTCGGCCTCACAGGCCCCTCCGGCGAGCCGCAAAAAGACACCAACTTCAGCCACGACAGCGGCCGGAAGCGAGCGTAAGACACGCCCAT CCACCCTATCCACAACATTCCAATCCCGCATTAAAAGTAGTTCCCTGCCACCGCCTAATGGTAGAGTAGCCTCTGCGCCGCCAGCAactgcaaaagcaacagcaacccgagcagcatctgcaacaaaatcaacttTAAATGCTAATCAGCCTCATGCCAATCAATCACAAACATCACAAGCCAAGACAACCCATGGACCCAGCAGATCCAACAAAATTCTGAAATCATCTGCAACACCgggacaacaacagcagcagcagcaacaacaacaaaaacagcagcaacagcaaatgcgTAAGACAGACAAAGATAGATCGAATATTAGTTGCATTGGTTTTGGTAGTACTGTTGGTGCTGGTAGCGGTAGTCAGACGAATAGTGTCAAAAATCagcagaacaaacaaaagcaacagcaactacagcaacagcagcaacaaaagattGCTGCAACATCAGACAAAACACAAGAGGCAACATCAACaactgaagcagcagccacagccacagcaggcaCATCTCAACCAATAGTTCAATCAACAGCTCAATCAGCATCTCCTCAATCAGCAACATCCTCGTCTCAAAATCCCATCCGGCCTGCAACCATCAACATCAAACGGCTTACGGTACAAGGTCAGGATAGAAAATTGGCTGAAA ACGATGGCGAGGATGGTCGTGAGactgcaatttccatttccagctgCAGTCCACAGCCGCCTGTGGTGCCCGAGGTGCCCGAGGAGCCATTGGTGAAGTCACCACCAGAACCCACTAGGGTAAAGTCTCCGGAGCAGATTATAATGCGTTCACCCGATCCAGTGAACTGGACCGTCCCCTTGGATACGGGCAAGACGTTCACGGTTACCCAGAACGTTAAAGACG GGGAGAGCTATAGCCGACCTCAGAGCGAGATAAAAGCCTCGACTCCGGTGGAGaaaccaccaccgccaccacaaTCGGCACCGCCACAACTAACCGAACAGGCTAAAATGGACGGTAAGCCATTAAGCACGCTTCAAtaa
- the LOC117898952 gene encoding serine/arginine repetitive matrix protein 1 isoform X4 translates to MIGSFWNLCRACPSMPVDKQLHSEYRSTYRWHEFTGNSRPEVVRRAPAPNQSQFDGPTNEPSMPRRKKCPELAYKSHEFIIGSEYTDARRDASAHRLARSEERGATPSRRSKSEGPPVVPNGRAYPAATEIDGATRKQAGESNGLFRKTISKLSTEYRLQFVWPNVRRIKGGGEATSKAAAGDYPRKSISLGALRSSQSHSHTQSQNQSLNQTQTHGHSQTHHSVMGAGLPTVHKKRTTNQKEATLHELEPLVSDTDDRKTHEKQVTIVERKSRPFSQAIDHERLNHFITKKENFGFADAAFKDEVDNKHGHSADAGQVVVMNGTDPPHSKPNLDLWFKDMVELRKKAGEYKSRGWGREIDPELYKKQKDLWDQVSRRSSLSALSLASTVHRPITKEEKDQENNKKSAPLPKTPLKPRVPGQAYLVDNKDEISALPARFSNIRHHLERTTGPDVEEGALLPSPTREKLMPAITKRESESQRGSPKKTALSRHGSPQKGSPQKGSPKKVLKSRSQSVGPGVAENESPKRQIRSASQAPPASRKKTPTSATTAAGSERKTRPSTLSTTFQSRIKSSSLPPPNGRVASAPPATAKATATRAASATKSTLNANQPHANQSQTSQAKTTHGPSRSNKILKSSATPGQQQQQQQQQQKQQQQQMRKTDKDRSNISCIGFGSTVGAGSGSQTNSVKNQQNKQKQQQLQQQQQQKIAATSDKTQEATSTTEAAATATAGTSQPIVQSTAQSASPQSATSSSQNPIRPATINIKRLTVQGQDRKLAENDGEDGRETAISISSCSPQPPVVPEVPEEPLVKSPPEPTRVKSPEQIIMRSPDPVNWTVPLDTGKTFTVTQNVKDGESYSRPQSEIKASTPVEKPPPPPQSAPPQLTEQAKMDACLPRK, encoded by the exons cagctccactcgGAGTATCGGAGCACTTATCGTTGGCATGAATTTACGGGCAATTCGCGGCCAGAGGTTGTGCGACGGGCGCCAGCCCCAAATCAAAGTCAATTTGATG GTCCGACAAATGAGCCGTCAATGCCGCGTCGGAAAAAATGTCCAGAATTAGCATATAAATCGCACGAGTTTATTATAGGTTCGGAATATACAGATGCACGACGAGATGCCAGTGCACATCGCCTGGCGAGG TCGGAGGAGCGGGGCGCGACACCTTCGCGTCGCAGCAAATCGGAGGGACCACCCGTTGTGCCCAATGGACGTGCCTATCCCGCTGCAACGGAGATCGATGGAGCCACAAGAAAACAG GCGGGTGAGTCAAATGGCCTATTTCGAAAGACCATCTCAAAACTGAGCACAGAGTACCGCCTGCAATTCGTTTGGCCGAATGTCCGGCGGATTAAGGGCGGCGGCGAGGCGACGTCTAAGGCCGCGGCCGGCGATTACCCTCGAAAGAGTATCTCATTGGGCGCCCTGCGATCCAGTCAGAGCCACAGTCACACTCAGAGCCAGAATCAGAGTCTaaaccagacccagacccacgGCCACAGTCAAACCCATCATTCAGTGATGGGTGCAGGTCTACCAACGGTGCATAAAAAACGTACAACAAATCAGAAAGAAG CTACTCTTCATGAGTTGGAGCCGTTGGTTAGCGATACGGATGATAGAAAAACACACGAGAA ACAAGTGACCATCGTGGAGCGCAAGTCACGTCCTTTCTCGCAGGCCATCGATCACGAGCGTCTGAATCATTTTATTACGAAAAAGGAGAACTTTGGCTTTGCCGATGCCGCTTTCAAGGATGAGGTGGACAATAAGCATGGACATTCAGCCGATGCCGGCCAAGTGGTGGTCATGAATGGCACCGATCCGCCTCACTCTAAACCGAATTTGGATTTGTGGTTTAAGGATATGGTTGAGCTACGCAAAAAGGCAGGGGAATATAAG AGCCGTGGTTGGGGCAGGGAAATTGATCCGGAATTGTACAAGAAGCAAAAGGATCTATGGGATCAGGTTTCAAGGCGCAGCTCACTTTCAGCATTATCTTTAGCTTCTACTGTGCATAG ACCCATTacaaaggaggagaaggatCAGGAAAATAATAAGAAATCAGCACCATTGCCGAAGACACCACTTAAGCCCCGAGTTCCTGGTCAAGCCTATTTGGTTGATAATAAAGATGAGATTTCAGCACTGCCAGCGCGTTTTAGTAATATACGCCATCATTTAGAACGCACCACGGGTCCGG ATGTGGAAGAGGGCGCATTGTTGCCTTCGCCGACCCGTGAGAAATTAATGCCAGCCATAACCAAGAGGGAATCGGAATCGCAGAGAGGTAGTCCCAAGAAGACGGCTCTCTCCAGGCATGGATCACCTCAGAAGGGCAGTCCCCAAAAGGGCAGTCCCAAAAAGGTTCTGAAAT CACGGTCCCAGTCGGTGGGTCCGGGCGTTGCTGAAAATGAATCCCCGAAGCGACAGATACGGTCGGCCTCACAGGCCCCTCCGGCGAGCCGCAAAAAGACACCAACTTCAGCCACGACAGCGGCCGGAAGCGAGCGTAAGACACGCCCAT CCACCCTATCCACAACATTCCAATCCCGCATTAAAAGTAGTTCCCTGCCACCGCCTAATGGTAGAGTAGCCTCTGCGCCGCCAGCAactgcaaaagcaacagcaacccgagcagcatctgcaacaaaatcaacttTAAATGCTAATCAGCCTCATGCCAATCAATCACAAACATCACAAGCCAAGACAACCCATGGACCCAGCAGATCCAACAAAATTCTGAAATCATCTGCAACACCgggacaacaacagcagcagcagcaacaacaacaaaaacagcagcaacagcaaatgcgTAAGACAGACAAAGATAGATCGAATATTAGTTGCATTGGTTTTGGTAGTACTGTTGGTGCTGGTAGCGGTAGTCAGACGAATAGTGTCAAAAATCagcagaacaaacaaaagcaacagcaactacagcaacagcagcaacaaaagattGCTGCAACATCAGACAAAACACAAGAGGCAACATCAACaactgaagcagcagccacagccacagcaggcaCATCTCAACCAATAGTTCAATCAACAGCTCAATCAGCATCTCCTCAATCAGCAACATCCTCGTCTCAAAATCCCATCCGGCCTGCAACCATCAACATCAAACGGCTTACGGTACAAGGTCAGGATAGAAAATTGGCTGAAA ACGATGGCGAGGATGGTCGTGAGactgcaatttccatttccagctgCAGTCCACAGCCGCCTGTGGTGCCCGAGGTGCCCGAGGAGCCATTGGTGAAGTCACCACCAGAACCCACTAGGGTAAAGTCTCCGGAGCAGATTATAATGCGTTCACCCGATCCAGTGAACTGGACCGTCCCCTTGGATACGGGCAAGACGTTCACGGTTACCCAGAACGTTAAAGACG GGGAGAGCTATAGCCGACCTCAGAGCGAGATAAAAGCCTCGACTCCGGTGGAGaaaccaccaccgccaccacaaTCGGCACCGCCACAACTAACCGAACAGGCTAAAATGGACG CTTGTTTACcaaggaaatga